In Blastopirellula sp. J2-11, a single genomic region encodes these proteins:
- a CDS encoding slipin family protein, which yields MIYKQIQIQTYEAGLYFVDGEFAGVLEPGRHYLFAWLRKQQVDIVSRRDPWLRHDKLDVIARSGKLADQAVVVDLTEHERAIVMIDGRFDRILKPGLYVYWNGVRKVEIERYDAREVRLQRDHLSRIAREPAVRLALDVCEVQRFHRGVLFYDGKYVETLEPGVYAFWKETVDARVVEIDLREQTLDVAGQDIMTADKVTLRLNLVATYRVIDPLKAAAATVDVQQALYREAQLAARAVIGARELDAFLTDKENVADEIAAITRRRAETLGLELITVGVRDAILPGEMKDLLNKVTQAKKAAEANLIFRREETAAMRSQVNTARLLADNPTLMRLRELEVLEKIAAEGKLNIVVGEKGLADRIVNLL from the coding sequence ATGATCTACAAGCAAATTCAGATTCAAACCTACGAGGCAGGCCTGTACTTTGTCGACGGCGAGTTCGCCGGCGTGCTGGAGCCGGGTCGTCATTACCTGTTCGCGTGGCTGCGCAAGCAGCAAGTCGATATCGTCTCGCGACGTGATCCTTGGCTGCGTCACGACAAGCTGGACGTGATCGCGCGCAGCGGCAAGCTGGCCGATCAAGCGGTGGTTGTTGACTTGACCGAGCACGAGCGTGCGATCGTCATGATCGATGGTCGGTTTGACCGGATCCTGAAGCCAGGTCTGTATGTCTACTGGAACGGCGTGCGCAAGGTGGAAATCGAGCGCTACGACGCTCGCGAAGTACGACTGCAGCGCGATCACTTGTCGCGGATTGCCCGCGAACCGGCGGTTCGACTGGCGCTGGACGTTTGCGAAGTGCAGCGTTTCCACCGCGGCGTGCTGTTCTACGACGGCAAGTACGTCGAGACGCTAGAGCCAGGCGTCTACGCGTTCTGGAAGGAAACGGTCGATGCTCGCGTGGTCGAGATTGATCTGCGTGAGCAAACGCTCGACGTAGCAGGTCAAGACATCATGACGGCCGACAAGGTGACGCTCCGGCTGAACCTGGTCGCGACCTATCGGGTGATCGATCCGCTGAAAGCGGCGGCGGCGACGGTCGACGTGCAACAGGCGCTGTATCGCGAAGCGCAGCTCGCCGCGCGAGCGGTGATCGGCGCTCGCGAGCTGGACGCGTTTCTCACCGACAAAGAGAACGTCGCGGACGAGATTGCCGCGATCACGCGCCGCCGAGCCGAAACGCTGGGTCTGGAACTGATCACGGTCGGCGTTCGCGATGCGATCTTGCCTGGTGAAATGAAAGACCTGTTGAACAAGGTGACGCAGGCCAAGAAGGCGGCTGAAGCGAACCTGATCTTCCGCCGGGAAGAGACGGCCGCGATGCGCAGCCAGGTGAACACGGCGCGACTGTTGGCCGATAACCCCACGTTGATGCGGCTCCGGGAGCTGGAGGTCTTGGAAAAGATCGCCGCCGAAGGCAAGCTGAACATCGTCGTAGGCGAAAAAGGCTTGGCCGACCGAATCGTCAACTTGCTGTAA
- a CDS encoding NPCBM/NEW2 domain-containing protein: MLQTIAVAFTPFYWLSFVTLVAAAGPTPQQEIDLLVPQALQIIEKWEQENPVPGKRKMHVVYWTPSDREPAPRYRERLSEILLHIQNFYAQEMSRLGFGPRSIRLDVKEDGLLNIHVVKGEGPYAQYDTPDGRKIRQECIPTLRQAGVNPDEETIVIFCNMSNWDPDKAEIKQNSPYYAGGSPTGGTAWQVDSPILDLQLLNNKERKVRDGQYGNISVGKYNSIFIGGICHELGHALGLPHCRERPDEKAQFGTALMGSGNRSYGDNLRGEGRGTFLTLAHGLKLASHPQFSGSNKGLSSKSDANVEILQVEAVDRTVELTGRVTGSPPVYAVLGYLDPDGGSNYDAFSAVAVPNASGEFTLRYRPLTPNFHGRIRIDLCQANGAATTYSGDNSRWGFDLLTNAKGEPQLQVIQQKLQLLPLADALKSKDQEKIQAISEKLQASDDKLVAEVAKRLTASPAAKRPHISPLYVPKEITEVPLSDCQPETAHLGYGRPAYDRLPHDQPLLEVRGRIFRHGIWAHAPAQHTYDLGGAWKNFSGSAGVAGTRGQVVFVINADGKELWRSPKTKPGQLRDFWVEVENVSRLELVVEDGGDGKDGDWSVWLEPVLGR, from the coding sequence ATGTTGCAAACTATCGCCGTTGCATTTACGCCATTCTATTGGCTCAGTTTCGTTACGCTGGTCGCCGCTGCGGGGCCGACTCCGCAGCAAGAGATCGATCTGCTGGTTCCCCAGGCGCTGCAGATCATCGAGAAGTGGGAGCAAGAGAATCCGGTCCCCGGGAAGCGCAAAATGCATGTGGTCTATTGGACTCCTAGCGACCGTGAGCCGGCGCCCCGCTATCGCGAGCGACTCTCAGAGATCCTGCTTCATATTCAAAACTTCTACGCGCAGGAAATGTCGCGACTTGGCTTTGGCCCGCGGTCGATTCGGTTAGACGTCAAGGAAGATGGCCTACTGAACATTCACGTGGTAAAGGGAGAAGGCCCCTACGCGCAGTACGATACTCCAGATGGTCGCAAGATTCGTCAAGAGTGTATCCCCACACTCCGCCAAGCAGGCGTCAATCCCGACGAAGAGACGATCGTCATCTTCTGCAATATGTCGAACTGGGATCCGGACAAAGCGGAGATCAAGCAAAACAGTCCCTATTACGCTGGAGGTTCTCCGACCGGCGGTACCGCCTGGCAAGTCGACTCGCCGATTCTCGATCTGCAACTCCTCAACAACAAAGAGAGGAAAGTGCGTGACGGGCAATACGGAAACATTTCGGTTGGCAAATACAACTCGATCTTCATCGGCGGAATCTGTCATGAGCTGGGACACGCGCTGGGGTTGCCTCATTGCCGTGAACGCCCTGATGAAAAAGCCCAGTTTGGCACGGCGCTAATGGGTTCAGGCAATCGCAGCTATGGCGACAATTTGCGCGGTGAAGGTCGCGGCACATTTTTGACGCTCGCGCACGGCTTGAAGCTGGCTTCGCACCCGCAGTTCTCAGGATCGAACAAAGGACTCAGTTCCAAAAGCGACGCCAACGTCGAGATCCTCCAAGTGGAAGCCGTGGATCGCACCGTCGAACTGACCGGCCGCGTTACAGGCTCACCTCCGGTTTATGCCGTGCTCGGCTATCTCGATCCTGATGGCGGCAGCAACTACGACGCATTCTCCGCAGTCGCCGTACCGAATGCGTCAGGCGAATTCACGCTTCGCTATCGACCGCTGACGCCCAATTTTCATGGGCGGATTCGTATCGATCTGTGCCAGGCGAATGGCGCGGCGACAACCTATTCCGGCGATAATTCGCGGTGGGGATTTGATCTGCTGACCAACGCCAAAGGAGAGCCGCAACTGCAAGTGATTCAGCAGAAGTTGCAACTGCTGCCGCTAGCCGACGCGTTGAAATCCAAAGACCAAGAAAAGATTCAAGCGATCAGCGAGAAGCTGCAGGCCTCTGATGACAAGCTGGTGGCGGAAGTCGCCAAGCGATTAACCGCATCGCCCGCAGCCAAACGCCCCCATATTTCGCCGCTCTACGTGCCGAAAGAGATTACCGAAGTTCCCTTGTCCGACTGCCAACCAGAAACGGCCCATCTTGGATATGGTCGCCCGGCCTATGACCGTTTGCCGCATGATCAGCCGCTGCTGGAAGTACGCGGCCGGATCTTCCGGCATGGGATTTGGGCGCACGCGCCTGCCCAGCACACGTATGATCTGGGCGGAGCCTGGAAGAATTTTTCGGGATCGGCCGGCGTCGCAGGGACCAGAGGCCAGGTCGTCTTTGTAATCAACGCCGATGGCAAAGAACTATGGCGCAGTCCCAAGACGAAGCCGGGCCAGCTGCGTGATTTTTGGGTGGAAGTCGAAAATGTCAGTCGACTGGAGTTGGTCGTTGAAGATGGCGGCGACGGCAAAGACGGCGACTGGAGCGTCTGGCTCGAGCCGGTTCTCGGCCGCTAA